One region of Candidatus Methylomirabilis tolerans genomic DNA includes:
- a CDS encoding metal ABC transporter permease encodes GMLYTFGCLVLPALIAKNLCREVRPMFIVAPLVALMTGAIAFVLANHYDYPPAPMTVALLSLLLTIAWLFRRVRQVSGMF; translated from the coding sequence CGGGATGTTGTATACGTTTGGATGCCTGGTACTGCCCGCCCTTATCGCAAAGAATCTCTGCCGCGAGGTTCGCCCCATGTTCATTGTCGCCCCGCTCGTTGCCCTCATGACCGGCGCGATAGCGTTCGTGCTCGCAAACCACTATGATTATCCGCCGGCGCCGATGACAGTTGCGCTGCTGAGTCTGCTGCTGACGATCGCGTGGCTATTCCGGCGGGTGCGTCAGGTAAGTGGAATGTTCTGA
- a CDS encoding peroxiredoxin — MVKIGSKAPDFTVNTTKGPVTLSQFRGKWVLLFAHPADFTPVCTTEFIQFAKRHKEFKDLNCEVVGLSVDSIYSHIEWIRHMEESAKVKIDFPVIADPEKTVANLYDLINPELGLTVRGVFFIDPEGIVRFAMYYPIPFGRNIDEILRSLKALQTVDKYGVACPVDWQPGQDVIVPPPQTIDEADKRVKAGADRWYLTRKKL, encoded by the coding sequence ATGGTCAAGATCGGATCGAAGGCGCCGGATTTTACCGTCAACACCACCAAGGGACCCGTGACCCTGTCACAGTTCCGCGGCAAGTGGGTTCTGCTTTTCGCCCACCCTGCCGACTTTACACCGGTCTGCACGACGGAGTTCATTCAGTTCGCCAAGCGACACAAGGAGTTCAAAGATCTGAACTGCGAGGTGGTCGGTCTGAGCGTAGACAGTATCTACTCGCATATCGAGTGGATCCGCCACATGGAAGAAAGCGCCAAGGTTAAGATCGATTTCCCGGTCATCGCCGACCCCGAGAAGACTGTCGCGAACCTCTATGATCTGATCAACCCAGAGCTCGGACTCACCGTCCGTGGCGTGTTCTTCATCGACCCTGAGGGGATCGTCCGTTTCGCTATGTACTATCCGATCCCATTCGGGCGAAACATCGACGAGATCCTGCGGAGCCTGAAGGCGCTACAGACCGTCGACAAGTACGGGGTTGCCTGCCCGGTCGACTGGCAGCCTGGCCAGGATGTCATCGTTCCGCCGCCGCAAACGATCGATGAGGCTGACAAGCGCGTTAAGGCGGGCGCCGATCGCTGGTACCTGACGCGGAAAAAGCTCTAG
- a CDS encoding DoxX family protein — translation MTKPKGNWQTETKLWQVALLRIFFGYYFFQDGFGKLTSGFTGSDALEKWLTTKTSGAFDWYKPFLTDMAIPHYQLFAWLVTWGMILGGLALLLGLLTRPAALMGILMTLNFYLAKGGGSPATTSDQAFIAGLLVVFLTRSGRSLGCDRWLARRYPDSPLW, via the coding sequence GTGACCAAGCCGAAGGGCAACTGGCAGACAGAAACAAAGCTCTGGCAGGTCGCGCTTCTGCGCATCTTTTTTGGCTACTATTTCTTCCAGGATGGCTTCGGAAAGTTGACCAGCGGTTTTACCGGTTCAGACGCACTGGAGAAGTGGCTTACAACCAAGACCTCCGGTGCGTTTGACTGGTACAAACCGTTCCTGACCGATATGGCGATTCCCCATTATCAGCTCTTTGCCTGGCTGGTCACCTGGGGGATGATCCTGGGCGGCCTAGCGCTCCTACTTGGGCTCTTGACGCGTCCGGCTGCACTCATGGGGATCTTGATGACACTCAACTTCTATCTGGCCAAGGGGGGCGGGTCGCCGGCCACCACCTCGGACCAGGCGTTTATCGCCGGTCTGTTGGTGGTCTTCCTCACCCGATCAGGTCGTTCACTTGGATGTGACCGCTGGCTGGCCCGGCGTTATCCAGACTCCCCGCTCTGGTAG
- a CDS encoding bifunctional folylpolyglutamate synthase/dihydrofolate synthase — protein sequence MTYSQAIAYLYGLQRYGVKLGLENIQRLLEAVGDPHRRFPSILIGGTNGKGSTAAFLSSILQAADYRVGLYTSPHLLEFTERIQVDGQAIAETDVAALTNELRHVIADLFPAPGAASNTPMHPTFFEVATVLAFMHFIRSQVDYAVVEVGMGGRFDATNVLDPQVAVITNIALEHEEYLGKTLGAIAAEKAGIIKEGTRVVTAIDAPEALAVISDTCQKRGATLLDVHASYNWRIYRSDLSGQRFSVGEKRQPTETFDIPLLGRHQVGNAVTALAAARLLRIAGATIPESSIREGLCRARWPGRLQLFPGRPFVILDGAHNPAGAVALRAFLEEHRFSGRLTLVFGVLQDKNWIAMLQELAPLAKRVILTRPESERAADPHRLLEAERFCPKIEILEDVAKAIALAKAVTDPEDTVVVTGSLFVISAALRALGV from the coding sequence ATGACCTATTCCCAGGCGATTGCCTATCTCTACGGGCTCCAGCGTTACGGCGTGAAGCTGGGTCTCGAAAACATTCAACGACTGCTTGAGGCGGTTGGCGATCCGCACCGCCGGTTTCCATCCATCCTGATCGGCGGGACCAACGGTAAAGGGTCCACCGCCGCATTTCTGTCTTCGATCCTTCAAGCCGCCGACTATCGAGTTGGGCTTTATACCTCTCCGCATCTTCTGGAGTTTACGGAGCGAATCCAGGTGGACGGCCAAGCCATTGCGGAGACAGACGTCGCCGCCCTCACCAATGAACTTCGTCATGTTATCGCCGATCTCTTCCCCGCACCGGGCGCAGCAAGCAACACCCCTATGCACCCAACGTTTTTTGAAGTCGCAACCGTCCTTGCCTTCATGCACTTCATTCGCAGTCAGGTGGACTACGCAGTTGTAGAAGTGGGGATGGGAGGTCGATTCGATGCAACCAATGTGCTTGACCCCCAGGTGGCGGTTATCACCAATATCGCCTTGGAGCACGAGGAGTATCTGGGAAAGACGCTGGGGGCGATCGCTGCGGAGAAGGCAGGAATCATCAAGGAGGGAACGCGGGTCGTCACTGCCATCGATGCCCCAGAGGCTCTGGCCGTCATTTCCGACACATGCCAAAAGCGGGGCGCCACCCTCCTTGATGTCCACGCCTCATACAACTGGCGGATTTACCGGTCAGATCTCTCTGGTCAGCGATTCAGCGTGGGCGAAAAGAGGCAGCCCACTGAAACCTTCGACATCCCTCTGCTCGGCCGGCATCAAGTCGGCAATGCGGTCACCGCCCTTGCGGCAGCCAGGCTCCTCCGAATCGCCGGCGCCACCATTCCGGAGAGTTCAATCCGCGAAGGGCTCTGCCGAGCACGATGGCCTGGCCGTCTCCAGCTTTTTCCGGGCCGGCCCTTTGTGATTTTAGATGGCGCGCACAACCCGGCCGGTGCAGTTGCACTGCGGGCTTTTCTTGAGGAGCACCGGTTTTCCGGTCGCTTGACCCTGGTGTTCGGCGTACTGCAAGACAAGAACTGGATCGCGATGCTGCAAGAGTTGGCGCCACTGGCAAAGCGAGTGATCCTCACGCGTCCGGAGAGCGAGCGTGCCGCCGATCCGCACCGTCTATTGGAGGCCGAACGATTTTGTCCAAAGATCGAGATCCTGGAAGACGTAGCCAAGGCGATCGCGCTGGCCAAGGCAGTCACCGATCCGGAGGATACCGTTGTCGTCACCGGTTCTCTTTTCGTCATCTCGGCGGCACTGCGCGCGCTCGGGGTATAG
- the glmU gene encoding bifunctional UDP-N-acetylglucosamine diphosphorylase/glucosamine-1-phosphate N-acetyltransferase GlmU, giving the protein MNDLCAVILAAGQGTRMRSKLPKVVHPVAGLPMIAYVVEACRPFLAKRTLVIVGYQADRVREALAGEAVEFVSQLNQQGTAHALLQAQEALVGFDGDLLVVSGDTPLLTSATLDSLLRAHREAGALATVLTAEVAEPTGYGRIVRSTTGELLRIVEELEATPQERQLHEINAGVYCFSALALFDALQTIRPSAVKGELYLPDAIALLRNRDGGVQACQALDPDEVRGVNTRTELAEIHRLLWRKAALQLLTEGVTLLDPERTYVGPSVRIGSDSILYPNVTLEGQTVIGDGTTIHSGCRIRNATVGDGTVILDGCIIQESQIGDGCQVGPYAHLRPHTQLRQRAKVGNFVEVKKSVVGEGSKVPHLTYIGDTNIGERVNIGAGTITCNYDGVTKHQTVIEDDVFVGSNASLVAPVSVGRGAIIAAGSTITKDVPADALAFGRARQINKTGFAATFRSKRQKE; this is encoded by the coding sequence GTGAACGATCTCTGCGCGGTCATCCTGGCTGCCGGCCAGGGGACCAGGATGCGCTCGAAGCTACCGAAGGTGGTACACCCGGTGGCCGGTCTGCCGATGATCGCCTACGTCGTCGAAGCGTGCCGCCCTTTCCTGGCGAAGCGAACATTGGTAATCGTCGGCTACCAGGCCGATAGAGTGAGAGAGGCGCTGGCGGGCGAGGCCGTCGAATTCGTGTCCCAACTAAATCAGCAAGGAACGGCTCACGCCCTGCTGCAAGCCCAGGAGGCCCTCGTCGGGTTCGATGGCGATTTGTTGGTCGTATCCGGGGACACGCCGCTCCTCACCTCAGCAACCCTCGACAGCCTCCTGCGAGCGCATCGTGAGGCCGGCGCGCTGGCCACCGTGCTCACCGCTGAGGTGGCGGAGCCAACCGGCTACGGGCGGATAGTGCGATCCACGACAGGGGAACTCCTGCGAATCGTTGAGGAGTTGGAGGCCACACCACAGGAGCGGCAACTCCATGAAATCAACGCCGGAGTCTACTGCTTTTCCGCGCTTGCGCTCTTCGATGCCCTCCAGACGATCCGTCCTTCTGCTGTCAAGGGCGAACTCTATCTCCCAGACGCCATCGCGCTGCTGCGGAATCGCGACGGGGGCGTGCAGGCTTGCCAAGCGCTCGATCCCGACGAGGTGCGAGGGGTGAACACCCGCACCGAGCTGGCTGAGATCCATCGCCTTCTTTGGCGAAAGGCCGCCCTGCAGTTGCTCACCGAGGGGGTCACCCTCCTCGACCCCGAACGTACCTATGTCGGCCCGTCCGTCAGGATCGGTTCCGATTCGATCCTCTATCCCAACGTCACCCTCGAAGGACAGACCGTGATCGGGGACGGAACTACGATCCACTCAGGCTGCCGGATCCGCAATGCGACAGTGGGCGATGGCACCGTTATTCTGGATGGGTGCATCATTCAGGAGAGCCAGATTGGAGATGGGTGCCAGGTCGGGCCCTACGCGCATTTAAGGCCCCACACTCAGCTTCGGCAACGGGCCAAGGTTGGAAACTTCGTGGAGGTCAAGAAGTCGGTCGTCGGAGAAGGGTCCAAGGTCCCGCACCTCACGTACATCGGCGATACCAACATCGGGGAACGGGTGAACATCGGCGCCGGGACGATTACCTGCAACTATGACGGCGTTACCAAACACCAGACCGTCATCGAAGATGACGTGTTTGTGGGTAGTAACGCGAGCCTCGTGGCGCCGGTCTCAGTAGGTCGCGGCGCTATCATCGCCGCCGGATCGACCATCACCAAGGACGTGCCGGCCGATGCGTTGGCGTTCGGCCGGGCGCGGCAGATCAATAAAACCGGCTTCGCTGCGACATTTCGATCTAAACGGCAGAAGGAGTAG